In Labrys monachus, the genomic stretch TGCAGAGCGAGGCCCGGCGCGGCTATTTCCTGGCCCGGCCGGCCCGCTCCCTGTTCGCGGCGAGCCTCGATTTCCCCGCTTTGACGGAAGACGACATCTTCGACCGCATCGCCATCGACCATCTCGACGGGGAACTGCCGGACCTGTTCTCCAAGCGCGACGTCGTCACGCGCTACGACGTCAGCACGCGGCTGGCGGAACGGGCGATCCAGGCGCTGGTGGACGAAAAGGTCATCGTCCAGGACCAGCCCGGAAGCTGGAAGTTCAACCCCTTCATGCTGACGGCGGAGGCGAGCATCGCCAGCTATGCCTACCGCCTGGCGATCGAGCCCAACATCCTGCTGCTGCCGAGCTTCGAGGTGCGCCGCGACCTGATCCGAGCCTGCCGCGACGAGCATATCCGCTTCCTGACGCTCCGGCCGGCCGAGCGGACGGCGCGTCTGGCCTTCAAGGTCGACGTCTCCTTCCACGAGAGCATCGCCACCTGCGGCGGAAACCATTTCTTCCATTCGAGCGTCGTCCAGCACAACCGCATGCGGCAGCTGCTCGAATATCGCGACTCCTTCGACGAGGAGCGCATGCTGGTCTGGCTCAAGGAGCACCTCGACATCATGGAGGCGGTCGCCGCCAGGGATCTCGCCGAGGCCTCGGACCTTATGCGCACCCATCTCACCAACGCGTTGCGGCATCGCGAGGCGAATCTCGCGCGCCATCGGCGCCGATAGGCCGGAAGGGCGAGGCTGCACAAAAAAGACGCAGAGCGCCACCCAAACGATCTTGTACCGAAATTACAAATGCGTACAATCCTGACGATATAGAACAGCCCTGCACCACCCTCGCCCCCGATGGTCGGGCCGCAACATCACGGACCGGAACAGCATGACCCAACCCACGCCCATCGTCGATTTCGTGCCGGCCCGCTACGGCAAGGCGATCCCTGTCTCCGCCGGCCAGACGCTGACGATCATCAGCAAGGAAGGGTCGCAGGTCCTCGACCTCTGGGCGCTCGGCCGCGACGACCCGATGGAATACATGTCGATGGAGCATACGCGCTCCAAGAACAGCAAGGTGATGCTGTCGGTCGGCGACAGCTATGTCTCGATCCGGCGCCGGCCGATGTTCACCGTGGTCGAAGACACCTCGCCCGGCATCCACGATACGCTGCTATGCGCCTGCAACAGCGCCATCTATGAGGAATCCGGCTGCACCGAGTACCACCGCAACTGCTCGGACAATTTCCACGAGGCCCTCGCCGAGATCGGCGTCCAGTTCCCGTTCACGCCCGGCCCGCTCAACGTGTTCATGAACATCCCGATCGAGGAGGACCACACCATCCGCCGCCTGCCGCCGGCGACCAAGCCGGGCGACTACATCAAGCTGAGGGCGGACATGGACCTCGTGGCCGTCATCTCGGCCTGCCCCCAGGACATCTCGGTGATCAACGGCGCCGAAAAGACCCCGCGCGACGTGCATTACGTCGTGGAGGGCTGAGCATGCCCGCGCCGGATGCGCCGATCCTCGAGATCAAGGCCCTGCGCAAGCATTACGGCACCGCCGAGGTCCTGAAGGGCATCTCGCTGACCGTGGCCCCGCGGGAAGTGGTGGCGATCGTCGGCGCCAGCGGATCCGGCAAGAGCACGTTCCTGCGCTGCATCAACCTCCTGGAAACGCCGTCCTCCGGCACGCTCGCCTTCGAGAACCTCTCCTTCGACTTCGCCACCCCGGAACGACAATGGCGCCGGGAGGCGAGTCTGCGCCAGCTGAGGACCGGCATCGGCATGGTGTTCCAGAGCTATAATCTGTGGCCGCACAGGACGGTGCTCGAAAATGTCACGGAAGCCCCGATCCGGGTGAAGAACGTGCCGCGCGCCGAGGCGATCGAGCAGGCCCACCATCTTCTCGGCCGCATCGGGCTCTACGACAAGCGCGACGCCTACCCGTCCCGGCTTTCGGGCGGCCAGCAGCAGCGCGTCGCCGTCGCCAGGGCGCTGGCCATGAAGCCGAGGGCGATGCTGTTCGACGAGGTGACGTCGGCGCTCGACCCGGAACTCGTGGGCGAGGTGCTGGACCTGATGGCGGCGCTCGCGGCCGACGGGATGACCATGCTGGTGGTCACCCACGAGATCGCCTTCGCCCGCGACGTCAGCACCCGGACCATCTTCGTCGATGGCGGCCTGATCTCCGAGGAGGGACCGTCGCGCCAGGTCCTGACCAATCCGGACAACGAGCGGACACGCCAGTTCCTGCGCCGCGTCCTGCACCAACCGATCGCGGCGGCCCCATGAAACGGCGGAGCATCGCATGAGCTATCTCCAGGCACTTCCAGGCCGGGCCGTCGACTGGTGGCTCAGCGTCGCGGACTATATCCCGGACATGCTGCACTCCTGCCTCGTCGTCGTGGAGATCACGCTCGTCGTCATCCTTCTGAGCTGGATCTGCGGGCTCGCGGCGGCGCTCGGCAAGATGTCGCCGCTCGCCGTGCTGCGCTGGCCCAGCCAGTTCTATATCTGGTTCATCCGCGGCACACCGACGCTGATCCAGATCTTCATCGTCTATTTCGGCATTCCCCAGTTCGGGGTGCGCATGTCGCCCTTCGTGGCGGGGTCCCTGGCGCTCGGCATCGGGAGCGGCGCCTATGTCGCCGAGATCATCCGCTCCGGCCTCCTCGCCATTCCCAAGGGACAGATGGAATCGACGACGGCGATCGGCATGAGCCGACGGCAGAGCCTGCAGCACATCATCCTGCCCCAGGTCGTCCGCATCATCGTGCCGGCACTGACGAACGAAGCCG encodes the following:
- a CDS encoding GntR family transcriptional regulator encodes the protein MTRRPDPAAAEGADRADTAPADGTAADGKTRNDRASAKPALDGAPTPLVRRLLSYIVSEGLAEGAHLAEQTLADALQVSRTPIRKALMDLAREGIVQSEARRGYFLARPARSLFAASLDFPALTEDDIFDRIAIDHLDGELPDLFSKRDVVTRYDVSTRLAERAIQALVDEKVIVQDQPGSWKFNPFMLTAEASIASYAYRLAIEPNILLLPSFEVRRDLIRACRDEHIRFLTLRPAERTARLAFKVDVSFHESIATCGGNHFFHSSVVQHNRMRQLLEYRDSFDEERMLVWLKEHLDIMEAVAARDLAEASDLMRTHLTNALRHREANLARHRRR
- a CDS encoding urea carboxylase-associated family protein is translated as MTQPTPIVDFVPARYGKAIPVSAGQTLTIISKEGSQVLDLWALGRDDPMEYMSMEHTRSKNSKVMLSVGDSYVSIRRRPMFTVVEDTSPGIHDTLLCACNSAIYEESGCTEYHRNCSDNFHEALAEIGVQFPFTPGPLNVFMNIPIEEDHTIRRLPPATKPGDYIKLRADMDLVAVISACPQDISVINGAEKTPRDVHYVVEG
- a CDS encoding amino acid ABC transporter ATP-binding protein, which gives rise to MPAPDAPILEIKALRKHYGTAEVLKGISLTVAPREVVAIVGASGSGKSTFLRCINLLETPSSGTLAFENLSFDFATPERQWRREASLRQLRTGIGMVFQSYNLWPHRTVLENVTEAPIRVKNVPRAEAIEQAHHLLGRIGLYDKRDAYPSRLSGGQQQRVAVARALAMKPRAMLFDEVTSALDPELVGEVLDLMAALAADGMTMLVVTHEIAFARDVSTRTIFVDGGLISEEGPSRQVLTNPDNERTRQFLRRVLHQPIAAAP
- a CDS encoding amino acid ABC transporter permease → MSYLQALPGRAVDWWLSVADYIPDMLHSCLVVVEITLVVILLSWICGLAAALGKMSPLAVLRWPSQFYIWFIRGTPTLIQIFIVYFGIPQFGVRMSPFVAGSLALGIGSGAYVAEIIRSGLLAIPKGQMESTTAIGMSRRQSLQHIILPQVVRIIVPALTNEAVSTLKNTSLLSVITIIELTLQSQIIISATFRPFDFYIIAAFMYLFMTTALMAAAGWFERHLALRY